One Fontisphaera persica DNA window includes the following coding sequences:
- a CDS encoding Hsp20/alpha crystallin family protein encodes MHRIKSSVHFARNAARTDPALGEGDWVPNTDVYTTDEGLVIKVELAGMRREDLSLTVEENRLRISGDRPDGCRAPKCNFLVMEINYGRFENVIEIPSGYDLSRATAAYVNGFLRIDIPLQQTERNGHSSSGRGS; translated from the coding sequence ATGCATAGGATTAAGTCGTCGGTGCATTTTGCGCGCAATGCGGCGCGCACGGACCCCGCCTTGGGCGAGGGCGATTGGGTGCCCAACACCGATGTATATACCACCGACGAAGGGCTGGTCATCAAAGTGGAGCTGGCCGGCATGCGCCGGGAGGATTTGTCGCTTACGGTCGAGGAAAACCGCCTGCGCATCAGCGGCGACCGCCCCGACGGCTGCCGCGCTCCCAAATGCAACTTCCTCGTCATGGAAATCAACTACGGGCGGTTTGAGAATGTGATTGAAATCCCCAGCGGTTATGACTTGAGCCGCGCCACAGCCGCCTACGTGAACGGATTTTTGCGGATTGACATCCCCCTCCAACAAACCGAGCGCAACGGACACTCCTCCTCCGGACGCGGTTCCTGA
- a CDS encoding segregation and condensation protein A — MSDYRVKFEVFEGPLDLLLYLIKKEEVDIYEVNLTKLATQFIEYIELMRMLDLEVAGEFLVMAATLMYIKSRELLPKDQQVTPEGEEDEEDPRWELIRQLVEYKKFKDAAAQLQQLEIARENTFVRTPAHIELEAPAPRRGEVSIFDLLNAVNAVLKRFAERQQATDIHDDPWTVSQKIDYLHQRLKETPVLRFSELFAAALTRAEVIVTFLALLELVRLRAVLVTQTEDFGEIEITRAPEPTPLEEAQELKAKAEELAVAPDTPLPRPVTATHSADAPTVVVKVQPPEAPGTEAPASAPPNHS, encoded by the coding sequence ATGTCAGATTACCGTGTCAAATTTGAGGTGTTTGAAGGTCCCTTGGACCTCCTTCTCTATTTAATCAAGAAGGAGGAGGTGGACATTTACGAGGTCAATCTGACCAAACTGGCCACCCAGTTTATCGAATACATCGAATTGATGCGGATGCTGGACTTGGAGGTGGCCGGTGAGTTTCTGGTCATGGCGGCCACCCTCATGTACATCAAAAGCCGCGAACTTCTGCCCAAGGACCAGCAGGTGACCCCGGAGGGCGAGGAAGACGAGGAGGACCCCCGGTGGGAGCTTATCCGCCAACTGGTGGAGTACAAAAAATTCAAGGATGCTGCCGCGCAGTTGCAGCAACTGGAGATTGCCCGGGAGAATACTTTTGTCCGCACTCCGGCCCACATCGAGCTGGAAGCGCCCGCGCCGCGGCGGGGCGAGGTTTCGATTTTTGATTTGCTCAATGCCGTGAATGCGGTGTTGAAGCGGTTTGCCGAACGGCAGCAGGCCACGGATATCCATGATGACCCCTGGACGGTCAGTCAGAAAATTGACTATCTGCATCAGCGGTTGAAGGAAACCCCCGTCCTGCGTTTTTCGGAATTATTCGCCGCCGCGCTGACGCGTGCCGAGGTCATTGTGACATTTCTGGCCTTGTTGGAACTGGTTCGCCTGCGAGCCGTGCTGGTGACGCAGACCGAAGACTTTGGGGAAATTGAAATCACCCGCGCTCCTGAACCCACGCCGCTGGAGGAGGCGCAGGAATTAAAGGCCAAAGCCGAGGAGCTGGCCGTGGCTCCGGATACACCTCTTCCGCGGCCGGTCACCGCGACGCATTCGGCCGATGCTCCCACCGTGGTGGTCAAAGTCCAACCGCCCGAGGCGCCGGGGACTGAGGCTCCCGCCTCTGCGCCGCCCAATCATTCGTAA
- a CDS encoding 2,3-bisphosphoglycerate-independent phosphoglycerate mutase → MNLDAVYSELTLKTNAKIALVVLDGLGDLATKNQGEMTPLEAARTPNLDALVAQGCAQGRMIPVAPGITPGSGPGHLALFGYDPLEYQVGRGVIEALGLGVELKAGDVCARANFATLDAKGIVTDRRAGRIPTETCERLCKMLADKVKKIGDTEVIIKAGKEHRFVVVFRGKGLEGPLTDADPNREGFPIPQVKPRDPANAKQKKMAKLVADFYKAALPILQNEKPANGFLMRGIAHQPEIPLFEERYLLKPACLAVYPMYKGLAQLVGMKKLEGPQTIAEQFRAYQAEYSNFDFFFIHYKYTDKYGEDGDFEAKKKAIEEFDAALPILLEKKPDVLCITGDHSTPCALKAHSWHPQPVLIHSAYSGSDKLQRFTETGANQGSLGVFEAKYLIRLLQANARMFDKFGA, encoded by the coding sequence ATGAATCTTGACGCTGTATATTCGGAGCTGACGCTCAAAACCAATGCCAAAATCGCGCTGGTGGTGCTGGACGGTCTGGGCGACCTGGCCACTAAAAACCAGGGGGAAATGACGCCGTTGGAAGCCGCCCGGACCCCCAATCTGGACGCTTTGGTGGCCCAAGGCTGCGCGCAGGGCCGCATGATTCCGGTGGCGCCGGGCATCACCCCTGGCAGCGGCCCCGGCCATCTGGCGCTCTTTGGTTATGACCCGCTGGAATACCAGGTGGGCCGCGGCGTCATTGAGGCCTTGGGGCTGGGCGTGGAATTGAAGGCGGGGGATGTTTGCGCGCGGGCCAATTTCGCCACCTTGGATGCCAAAGGCATCGTCACCGACCGCCGCGCCGGCCGCATCCCCACCGAAACCTGCGAGCGCCTGTGCAAGATGCTCGCCGACAAGGTGAAAAAAATTGGGGACACGGAAGTGATTATCAAAGCCGGCAAGGAACATCGCTTTGTGGTCGTTTTCCGCGGCAAAGGGCTGGAAGGGCCGCTGACCGATGCCGACCCCAACCGTGAAGGCTTCCCCATCCCGCAAGTCAAACCCCGCGACCCCGCCAACGCCAAACAAAAGAAAATGGCCAAACTGGTGGCCGATTTCTACAAGGCTGCCCTGCCCATCCTGCAAAATGAAAAACCAGCCAACGGCTTCCTGATGCGCGGCATCGCCCATCAACCGGAAATTCCGCTCTTTGAGGAGCGCTACCTCCTCAAGCCCGCCTGCCTGGCCGTGTATCCCATGTATAAAGGGCTGGCGCAACTGGTGGGCATGAAGAAGCTTGAAGGCCCGCAAACCATTGCCGAGCAATTCCGCGCTTATCAGGCGGAATACAGCAACTTCGATTTCTTCTTTATCCACTACAAATACACCGACAAATACGGTGAGGACGGCGATTTCGAGGCCAAGAAGAAGGCCATTGAGGAATTTGACGCTGCCCTGCCCATTCTGTTGGAGAAAAAACCGGATGTGCTGTGCATCACGGGCGATCATTCCACGCCGTGCGCGTTGAAGGCGCACTCCTGGCACCCGCAGCCGGTGCTGATTCATTCTGCTTACAGCGGCTCGGACAAACTGCAGCGGTTCACCGAAACCGGCGCCAATCAAGGTTCGCTGGGAGTCTTTGAGGCCAAGTACCTCATCCGTTTGCTGCAAGCCAACGCCCGCATGTTTGACAAGTTCGGCGCCTGA
- the waaF gene encoding lipopolysaccharide heptosyltransferase II yields MKILLLKPSSLGDVVQALPVLRLLKRWRADAEIWWWIEKDYAPLLEGDADLTGIYRFDRQGWRTPRGWGAWWDTIQQMRARRFDWVIDLQSLARSGLFAWLANGNLLVGLEDHREGAPGFYDLRVPRPHPQAHAVEWYLAVLQRLKVPVTLPFNWLPPRFAAHRSIEQRWHPEGKRWVALAPGARWPNKRWPLEHFTTLARQLMAAHPTLHLVVLGAAADAPLGRVIADAAPGRCLNLAGQTTLPETVEWLRLASVVVTNDTGPMHMAAALRTPVVALFGPTEPARTGPYGQLQNTLQLALPCVPCMKDYCVRQPALECLTALTPSAVLAKVLSLLPTARPPSDSRWQLSWPSAPQ; encoded by the coding sequence GTGAAGATTCTACTGCTCAAGCCCAGCTCGCTGGGCGATGTGGTGCAGGCGTTGCCGGTGCTGCGCCTCCTCAAGCGCTGGCGTGCAGACGCGGAAATCTGGTGGTGGATTGAAAAAGACTATGCGCCTTTGCTGGAAGGAGATGCGGATTTAACCGGCATTTACCGCTTTGACCGCCAAGGCTGGCGCACGCCCCGCGGCTGGGGGGCGTGGTGGGACACCATCCAACAGATGCGCGCCCGCCGCTTTGATTGGGTCATTGACCTCCAAAGCCTGGCCCGCAGCGGACTGTTTGCCTGGCTGGCCAATGGCAATTTATTGGTGGGGCTGGAAGACCACCGCGAAGGCGCCCCCGGCTTTTATGATTTGCGCGTGCCCCGCCCGCACCCCCAAGCTCATGCGGTGGAGTGGTACCTGGCGGTGCTGCAGCGTCTGAAGGTGCCGGTGACCCTGCCTTTCAACTGGCTGCCCCCCCGCTTTGCGGCCCACCGCTCCATTGAGCAAAGATGGCATCCTGAGGGCAAACGGTGGGTGGCCCTGGCCCCGGGCGCGCGCTGGCCCAACAAGCGCTGGCCGCTGGAACATTTCACCACCCTGGCACGCCAACTTATGGCCGCCCACCCCACCCTGCATCTGGTCGTGCTCGGCGCGGCGGCAGACGCGCCGCTGGGCCGGGTCATCGCGGATGCCGCGCCAGGGCGCTGCCTGAACCTCGCAGGGCAAACCACCCTCCCGGAAACGGTGGAATGGCTTCGGCTGGCCTCCGTGGTGGTAACCAATGACACCGGTCCCATGCACATGGCCGCGGCTCTGCGCACGCCGGTGGTAGCTTTGTTTGGGCCGACGGAACCCGCCCGCACTGGCCCTTACGGACAGCTTCAGAACACCCTGCAACTGGCCCTGCCCTGTGTGCCGTGCATGAAGGATTATTGTGTCCGCCAGCCCGCACTCGAGTGTCTCACGGCGCTTACGCCGTCCGCCGTGCTGGCTAAAGTATTGTCGCTGTTGCCCACGGCCCGGCCTCCTTCGGACAGCCGGTGGCAACTGTCGTGGCCATCCGCGCCCCAATAA
- a CDS encoding KpsF/GutQ family sugar-phosphate isomerase, with translation MKTHLSRAHQVFDIEIAGLRAVRAQLDDTFDAVVQRLLETVRQRGKVVVVGVGKSGIIGRKIAATLASTGVTSVVLDSVDAAHGDVGIVNDGDLVLILSYSGESEELIQLLPAIKRFNVHLVAITGNPRSSVGRYAHQVLNVHVPREACPFNLAPTTSTTAMLVLGDALALALLDARGLKRSDFARYHPAGAIGRALLLKVSDIMRTGERHPVATESTTVRDGLFLMTRAKAGCLTIINRHGKLAGVFTDGDLRRHMAENPAVLERPLREVMTPRPVCIREDALAAEALKIFNERRIDDLVVVNAHRKPVGLVDSQDLPRMKLM, from the coding sequence ATGAAAACCCACCTGTCGCGAGCGCACCAAGTGTTTGACATTGAGATTGCCGGCTTGCGAGCGGTGCGCGCACAGCTCGATGACACCTTTGACGCGGTGGTGCAACGGCTGCTGGAAACGGTACGCCAGCGGGGCAAGGTGGTGGTGGTGGGCGTGGGCAAGTCCGGCATCATCGGGCGCAAAATTGCGGCCACTCTGGCCAGCACGGGCGTCACCAGCGTGGTGTTGGACAGCGTGGATGCCGCGCATGGGGACGTGGGCATCGTCAATGACGGAGACCTGGTGTTGATTCTCAGTTACTCCGGGGAATCGGAGGAGTTGATTCAACTATTGCCGGCAATCAAACGGTTCAATGTGCACCTGGTGGCGATTACGGGCAATCCCCGTTCCAGTGTGGGGCGGTATGCGCACCAGGTCTTGAACGTGCATGTGCCACGCGAAGCCTGCCCGTTCAATCTGGCGCCCACCACCAGCACCACGGCCATGCTGGTGTTGGGGGATGCCCTGGCGCTGGCCTTGCTGGATGCCCGGGGTCTCAAGCGCAGTGATTTTGCCCGTTACCATCCGGCCGGCGCAATTGGCCGCGCTTTGTTGCTCAAGGTCAGTGACATCATGCGCACGGGGGAGCGGCATCCGGTGGCTACGGAAAGCACAACGGTGCGCGACGGCCTGTTTTTGATGACCCGGGCCAAGGCCGGCTGCCTGACCATCATCAATCGCCACGGCAAATTGGCCGGCGTGTTCACCGATGGCGACCTGCGCCGGCACATGGCGGAAAATCCGGCGGTGTTGGAACGGCCCTTGCGCGAGGTCATGACGCCCCGGCCGGTGTGCATTCGGGAGGACGCGCTGGCGGCGGAGGCTTTGAAAATCTTCAATGAGCGGCGCATAGACGATTTGGTGGTCGTCAACGCTCACCGCAAGCCGGTGGGCCTGGTGGATTCTCAAGATTTGCCACGGATGAAACTCATGTAA
- a CDS encoding MnmC family methyltransferase, which yields MRSPTAAMATDYEIVRLSNGVCSIRARAAGETFHPVIGPAAEAQALYVQQMRLAERLAAHQGEFVVWDVGLGGAANALAVLAAARAIPSSLRLLSFDCTLEPLQFALAHATELGYPRGWEPLLSQLGKQQHAVFQAQAMRVVWEVRVGDFPALLGGPHAASWPKPHLILYDPFSPARNPEMWTLPLFQRLHSLLDPGRPCAMATYSRSTMLRVTWLLAGFFVGTGCATGEKEETTLAATHLELVERPLPPSWLARAKRSTCAEPLQGPHYHRQRISSATWEKLQAHPQFQPLHTGQSGVL from the coding sequence ATGCGCAGCCCAACCGCGGCCATGGCCACGGATTACGAAATTGTGCGCCTGTCCAATGGCGTATGCAGCATCCGGGCCAGGGCGGCGGGCGAAACCTTCCACCCGGTCATCGGACCGGCCGCCGAGGCGCAGGCGTTGTACGTGCAACAAATGCGCCTCGCGGAACGTTTGGCGGCGCATCAGGGCGAATTTGTGGTCTGGGATGTCGGCCTGGGCGGCGCCGCCAATGCCCTCGCGGTGTTGGCTGCCGCCCGGGCCATTCCCTCATCCTTGCGGCTGCTCAGTTTTGACTGCACGCTGGAGCCCCTGCAATTTGCCCTTGCCCATGCCACCGAGCTGGGCTATCCGCGCGGGTGGGAACCGCTGCTGAGCCAGCTTGGGAAGCAGCAACATGCCGTGTTTCAAGCACAAGCCATGCGGGTGGTTTGGGAGGTGCGCGTGGGCGATTTCCCCGCCTTGCTTGGCGGGCCGCACGCCGCTTCCTGGCCCAAGCCGCATTTAATCCTCTACGATCCCTTTTCGCCCGCTCGCAACCCGGAGATGTGGACCCTGCCCCTGTTTCAAAGGCTGCATTCCTTGTTGGACCCGGGGCGGCCCTGCGCCATGGCCACCTATTCCCGCAGCACCATGCTGCGGGTCACCTGGCTCCTGGCGGGCTTTTTTGTGGGCACAGGTTGCGCCACCGGCGAAAAAGAGGAAACCACCCTGGCCGCCACGCATCTGGAGCTGGTGGAGCGCCCCCTTCCCCCGTCCTGGCTGGCACGGGCCAAACGCTCCACCTGTGCTGAGCCGCTCCAAGGCCCGCATTACCACCGACAGCGGATTTCTTCCGCAACCTGGGAAAAACTCCAGGCGCATCCGCAATTTCAGCCCTTGCACACCGGCCAGTCAGGCGTATTGTAA
- a CDS encoding prolyl oligopeptidase family serine peptidase, producing MAPRVVHAQKAGAQTPQRFAAVISREVHLQYLLYLPKEYKEDTTQRWPLLLFLHGAGERGSDINKVAVHGPPKLIRQGTNFPFLVVSPQCPTDERWRAEDLIRLLDHLCVHYAVDTNRIYLTGLSMGGFGSWSLASLYPERFAAVAPICGGGEVIDVLLAPAKRREAFKTLGIWAFHGAKDPVVPLSESERMVGAFKRAGCQEVELTVYPEAQHDSWTETYANPKLYEWFLKHSR from the coding sequence ATGGCTCCTCGTGTTGTTCATGCTCAAAAGGCTGGTGCGCAAACCCCTCAGCGTTTTGCGGCCGTCATCTCCCGTGAAGTGCATTTGCAGTACCTCCTGTACCTGCCCAAGGAATACAAGGAGGACACCACCCAGCGCTGGCCCTTGCTCCTGTTTTTGCATGGAGCGGGCGAGCGCGGCTCCGATATTAACAAGGTCGCCGTCCACGGTCCGCCGAAACTTATCCGCCAGGGCACCAATTTCCCGTTCCTCGTGGTGTCTCCCCAATGCCCCACAGATGAGCGATGGCGTGCGGAGGATTTAATCCGGTTGTTGGATCATCTGTGCGTGCATTATGCGGTGGATACCAACCGGATTTATCTTACTGGTTTAAGCATGGGCGGCTTTGGCTCGTGGAGCCTGGCCTCGCTTTATCCGGAACGGTTCGCCGCAGTAGCGCCCATTTGTGGAGGCGGGGAGGTCATTGATGTCTTGCTGGCTCCCGCCAAACGCCGCGAAGCTTTCAAGACGCTGGGCATCTGGGCTTTTCACGGCGCCAAAGACCCGGTGGTGCCGTTGTCGGAATCTGAACGCATGGTGGGGGCCTTCAAACGCGCCGGCTGCCAGGAGGTGGAATTGACCGTCTATCCGGAAGCCCAGCACGACTCGTGGACGGAAACATACGCCAATCCCAAACTTTACGAGTGGTTTCTGAAGCATAGCCGCTGA
- the pheA gene encoding prephenate dehydratase, which produces MSILEHRKAIDRLDEQIVKLLNERTRHVLEIGNIKLKAGEEIYAPHRERAVLSRICRLNQGPLTNESLQAIYREIMSSALALEKTMVIAYLGPEATFTHQAAIQRFGSSLHYVPHKTIADVFQEVSKMRADYGVVPVENSTEGVVTHTLDMFVESDLKIVAQIVTPVRQCLMGNVRRDHIRTLFVHPQSLAQCREWIQRELPRVEIIETSSNARSAELAAKTPHAAAIAGTLAAERYKLRILEYDVQDSAVNVTRFLVLGRKCGPPTGKDRTSIMFSVRDEVGALHRALTPFRQYRINMTKIESRPSKRKAWEYFFFVDCDGHMQDRKVARAIEQLELHCSFVKILGSYPSVD; this is translated from the coding sequence ATGAGCATATTGGAACATCGCAAGGCGATTGACCGGCTGGACGAGCAAATCGTCAAGCTGCTCAACGAGCGTACCCGGCATGTGCTGGAAATCGGCAACATCAAGCTCAAGGCCGGCGAGGAAATCTATGCGCCCCATCGCGAGCGGGCGGTGCTTTCACGCATCTGCCGCCTGAACCAGGGGCCGTTGACCAATGAATCTTTGCAGGCGATTTACCGGGAAATCATGTCCAGCGCCCTGGCCCTGGAGAAGACCATGGTCATTGCCTACCTGGGACCGGAGGCCACCTTTACCCACCAGGCTGCAATCCAGCGTTTCGGCAGCAGCCTCCATTATGTTCCGCACAAAACCATCGCCGACGTTTTCCAGGAGGTCAGCAAAATGCGGGCGGATTATGGCGTGGTGCCGGTGGAAAACTCCACCGAAGGCGTGGTTACGCACACGCTGGACATGTTTGTGGAAAGCGATTTGAAAATCGTGGCGCAAATCGTCACGCCCGTGCGCCAGTGTCTCATGGGCAATGTGCGGCGTGATCACATCCGCACGCTCTTTGTCCATCCCCAGTCCCTGGCGCAGTGCCGCGAATGGATTCAGCGCGAGCTGCCCCGCGTGGAAATCATCGAAACCTCCTCGAATGCCCGTTCGGCGGAACTGGCGGCCAAAACGCCCCATGCCGCCGCCATTGCCGGAACGCTGGCGGCCGAGCGATACAAATTGCGCATACTTGAATATGACGTACAGGACAGCGCGGTGAACGTCACCCGCTTTCTGGTGCTCGGCCGCAAATGCGGGCCGCCCACCGGCAAGGACCGCACCAGCATCATGTTCAGTGTGCGGGATGAAGTGGGCGCGCTGCATCGCGCCCTGACGCCCTTCCGGCAGTACCGGATCAATATGACCAAAATCGAGTCCCGTCCCAGCAAGCGCAAGGCATGGGAATACTTTTTCTTCGTGGATTGCGACGGCCACATGCAGGACCGCAAAGTGGCGCGCGCCATCGAGCAGCTCGAATTGCATTGCTCGTTTGTCAAAATCCTTGGTTCTTATCCCAGTGTGGATTAG
- the lon gene encoding endopeptidase La, with the protein MVTPDTEFISILTEGGETTATRPTGKTLPDILPIMGLADIVFFPGMVAPLLVESAQGIKLIDDVVGGDRFLGLILQHKPDLEEPGPDDLFRFGCAARVLKMLKFPDNTVRVLVEGLRRFRVVEYVAHAPYLKARVELLKDQSENSVEMEALVRNVQARFQEIIKLSPALSEQVKVAALNTHEPGPLTDLIAPTLNISLQDRQQLLEKPVVKDRLTFLLPLMQRELEVLALGTKIQNEVASSMAKSQRDYFLREQIRAIQRELGESDPQITELNQLRERIEKDPLPEEVRKVALKEWERLQQIPPNVAEYTVSRNYLDWILALPWARTTEDQFDLDKAAQLLDAQHYGLQKVKERLLEFLAVLKLKREIKGPILCLVGPPGVGKTSLGKSVADALGRKFARIALGGMHDEAEIRGHRRTYVGAMPGRIIQCLRRVETRNPVILLDELDKVGADFRGDPASALLEVLDPQQNNTFTDNYLDLPFDLSQVLFITTANWLEPVHPALRDRLEVINLPSYTAEEKLQIARRHLLPRQMEEHGLTPRQVSIPAPTIKRIISDYTREAGVRQLEREMASLLRKSARRLVENNGQSPRIIIKPQDLESHLGPPKFLKDQTEKISDAGIAIGLAWTPVGGDVLYIEATRMPGSGKLLLTGSLGDVMKESAQTALSYLRSQSAKWGWKLDDHDKWDIHVHVPAGATPKDGPSAGATIAVALASLLSQRRVRSDLAMTGEISLRGRVLRVGGVKEKVLAAARAGLKQVALPEENRGDWSEVPEEVRRRLQVHFVRHVDELIRLALRAR; encoded by the coding sequence ATGGTAACACCCGATACAGAGTTCATCTCGATTCTGACTGAAGGCGGAGAAACCACCGCCACCCGGCCCACGGGAAAAACCTTGCCAGACATTCTGCCCATCATGGGGCTGGCGGACATTGTGTTTTTCCCCGGCATGGTGGCGCCGCTGCTGGTGGAATCCGCCCAAGGCATCAAACTCATTGATGACGTGGTGGGGGGCGACCGTTTTCTGGGGTTGATTCTCCAGCACAAACCCGACTTGGAGGAGCCAGGCCCTGATGATTTGTTCCGCTTCGGCTGCGCGGCGCGGGTGCTCAAAATGCTCAAGTTCCCGGACAATACCGTCCGCGTGCTGGTGGAGGGGCTGCGGCGATTTCGGGTGGTGGAATATGTAGCCCATGCGCCCTATCTCAAGGCCCGGGTGGAATTGCTCAAGGACCAGTCCGAGAACTCCGTGGAAATGGAGGCGCTGGTGCGCAATGTCCAGGCCAGATTCCAGGAAATCATCAAACTTTCGCCAGCCTTGAGCGAACAGGTCAAGGTGGCCGCCCTGAACACGCATGAGCCGGGGCCGCTGACCGATTTGATTGCCCCCACGCTCAACATCAGCCTGCAAGACCGCCAGCAATTGCTGGAAAAGCCGGTGGTCAAAGACCGCTTGACCTTCCTGCTGCCCCTGATGCAGCGCGAGCTGGAGGTGCTTGCCCTGGGCACCAAAATCCAGAATGAAGTGGCCTCCAGCATGGCCAAGTCGCAGCGCGATTATTTCCTGCGCGAGCAAATCCGCGCCATCCAGCGCGAGCTGGGGGAAAGCGACCCCCAAATCACCGAATTAAACCAACTGCGCGAGCGCATCGAAAAGGACCCCCTGCCGGAAGAAGTGCGAAAAGTGGCCCTCAAGGAATGGGAGCGCTTGCAGCAAATCCCTCCCAACGTCGCCGAGTACACCGTCTCGCGCAATTATCTGGACTGGATTCTGGCGCTGCCGTGGGCCCGGACCACCGAGGACCAATTTGACCTGGATAAAGCCGCCCAACTGCTGGACGCCCAGCATTATGGCCTGCAAAAGGTAAAAGAACGTTTGCTGGAGTTTTTGGCTGTCCTGAAGCTCAAACGGGAAATCAAAGGCCCCATCCTCTGTCTGGTGGGGCCGCCCGGGGTGGGAAAAACCTCGCTGGGCAAAAGTGTGGCGGATGCCTTGGGCCGCAAGTTTGCCCGCATCGCGCTGGGTGGCATGCATGATGAGGCCGAAATCCGCGGCCATCGTCGCACCTACGTGGGCGCCATGCCCGGCCGCATCATCCAATGCCTGCGCCGCGTTGAGACCCGCAACCCCGTCATTTTGCTGGATGAATTGGACAAGGTGGGGGCGGATTTCCGCGGCGACCCGGCCTCAGCGCTGCTGGAAGTGCTGGACCCGCAACAAAACAACACGTTCACGGATAACTACCTCGATTTGCCCTTCGACCTCTCGCAGGTGCTGTTCATTACCACCGCCAACTGGCTGGAACCGGTGCACCCCGCCCTGCGCGACCGGTTGGAAGTCATCAACCTGCCCAGTTACACCGCGGAGGAGAAGCTGCAAATCGCCCGCCGCCATTTGCTGCCGCGGCAAATGGAGGAGCACGGCCTTACTCCCCGGCAGGTCTCCATCCCCGCCCCCACCATCAAGCGCATCATCAGCGATTACACCCGCGAGGCGGGGGTCCGCCAGCTTGAACGCGAAATGGCCTCCCTCCTGCGCAAATCGGCCCGGCGGCTGGTGGAAAATAACGGTCAAAGCCCGCGCATCATCATCAAACCCCAGGACCTGGAAAGCCATCTTGGGCCGCCCAAGTTTTTGAAGGACCAGACGGAAAAAATCAGCGATGCCGGCATTGCCATTGGGCTGGCCTGGACGCCGGTGGGCGGCGATGTGCTTTACATCGAAGCCACGCGCATGCCCGGCAGCGGCAAGCTGCTGCTCACCGGTTCGCTGGGGGATGTCATGAAAGAAAGCGCCCAAACCGCGCTGAGTTATCTGCGCAGCCAAAGCGCCAAATGGGGATGGAAGCTGGATGATCATGACAAATGGGACATTCATGTGCACGTGCCTGCCGGAGCCACCCCGAAGGATGGCCCCAGCGCCGGCGCCACCATTGCCGTGGCCCTGGCCTCCCTTCTCAGCCAGCGCCGGGTGCGCTCTGACCTGGCCATGACCGGCGAAATCAGCCTGCGCGGGCGCGTCCTGCGGGTGGGCGGGGTCAAAGAAAAGGTGCTCGCCGCCGCGCGGGCCGGCCTGAAACAGGTGGCGCTGCCCGAGGAAAACCGTGGTGACTGGAGCGAAGTGCCCGAGGAAGTGCGGCGCCGGCTGCAGGTGCATTTTGTCCGGCACGTGGATGAACTCATTCGCCTTGCCCTCCGTGCCCGATGA
- the scpB gene encoding SMC-Scp complex subunit ScpB: protein MELKDILEALLFNAQKPLSPAELRAILLTTAEQAEEPETRAFKKAPLENIEAALEQLEREHREAGRTFRLACVAGAWQFVTQPEYAPWLRTLVGQKMRPPRLSQPALETLAIIAYRQPVTRAEVEQVRGVAVDGVMQTLLERGLVEQVGRAEAPGRPALYGTTPQFLEYFGLARLEDLPAADELRRLPVPKPEALLTVDPGLATAPPEQLNLPVNAEAPAATPGPESAAAPAAESAPPKPESP from the coding sequence ATGGAACTCAAGGACATTCTGGAAGCTTTGTTGTTTAACGCTCAAAAGCCGCTTTCGCCGGCCGAGCTGCGGGCGATTTTGTTGACCACCGCCGAGCAGGCGGAGGAGCCGGAAACCCGCGCTTTTAAGAAAGCGCCGCTGGAGAATATCGAAGCAGCGCTGGAACAGTTGGAGCGGGAACATCGGGAGGCGGGGCGGACCTTCAGACTGGCTTGTGTGGCAGGAGCCTGGCAGTTTGTCACCCAACCGGAGTATGCCCCCTGGTTGCGGACATTGGTGGGCCAAAAAATGCGCCCGCCGCGTCTTTCGCAGCCGGCGCTCGAAACCCTGGCCATCATCGCCTACCGGCAACCGGTGACCCGAGCGGAAGTGGAGCAGGTGCGCGGGGTGGCGGTGGATGGGGTCATGCAAACCTTGCTGGAGCGCGGGCTGGTGGAGCAGGTGGGCCGGGCCGAGGCGCCGGGCCGCCCGGCCTTGTATGGCACCACCCCCCAGTTTTTGGAGTATTTTGGCCTGGCGCGGCTCGAGGATTTGCCGGCGGCCGATGAATTGCGCCGCCTGCCGGTGCCCAAGCCCGAGGCGCTGCTCACCGTGGACCCGGGACTGGCCACCGCGCCGCCTGAACAATTAAATTTGCCGGTGAATGCAGAGGCTCCGGCTGCAACGCCCGGCCCGGAGTCCGCCGCCGCGCCAGCGGCGGAGAGCGCCCCGCCCAAACCGGAATCCCCTTAA